The Desulfuromonas sp. genome segment GCGAAAGCCTCACCGCCTCGGCCTCTCGCCCGCCGTCGAGGCGCAGGTTGAGAACCGACTCGAAGCGGAATTTCAGACCGAGCCCGGCCGCGAACTCGGCCATCTGGGCGACTTCGTGCCGGTTGAGGGTCATCGCGGCGGTCTTCAGCCCGAGGGGCACACCGCGCTCCCGCAGGAGAGAGATGCCGCGCATACAGCGGTCGAAGGAGCCGGGCACCCCCGTCACCCGCTCGAAGGTCTGGCGGGTCGCGCCGTAGATGGAAATCTCGACCTGCATGGGGAGGTACCTGCCCAGGTGGTCGGCGATTTCCGGGGAGATGGTCGTGCCGTTGGTATTGAGGGCGACCATCAGCCCCCGCTCTTTAGCGTAGGTGTAGATGTCGAGGAAGTCCTCGCGCACAAAGGGCTCGCCGCCGGTCAAAAGGAGCGACAGGCAACCCGCCTCAACCAGCTGATCGAGGACCCCCCGCAGCTCGGCGGCACTCAGCTCCTCGCGCCGGGCCGCCTCGTCACCGGCGGGCTCGTTGATGTAGCAGTGGGCGCAGCGCAGGTTGCAGCGGGCCGTCACCTCCATGCTGCCAAAGAGGGGGAGGCGCCCCCCCCCGGCCTTGGCAAAGAGGCGATCGGCGAATTCGCCGTAGGTAATGACCGAATATCCGCACGCCATATCAGACCGGTGTTATCGCCCCGACGCTTTCGAGTTGCTGCAGGAGCTCCAGCAGATCGGCTTCCGCCCGGGCGGGGTCCACCTCGAACTCGCTCACAATCTGCTCCCCGATCTCGGCTGCGGTGCGCTGTCCGTCGAGCAGTTGCCAGATCAGGGCTCCAACCTCGTTGAGATTGTAGATGCAGTCGACATCCTCGGACCTCCGGATAATCGGGACGAGGATGAACTCACCGGCCACTTCCCGGCCGACGAAAGACGGCTGCCGTGCAAAACGCACCTCAAGGCATTGGCTTTTTTTCATAACCTCTTACTTTTTAAGCAAATATTCAAGATAAGTTATTTCGAATAGTCGCATATCTGACCGGGGAAATCCACCTTTTTCCCATCCCGGGCAAAGGCACCTTTCCATCCCCCTGCCTCAAAAATTACAAATGCAAGCCCTGTACCAATCGGAACTCACAAGGCCCTGGGCAAAGGGCAGCGCCCACCATGCCCCCCCTTTCAACGGAAAAAAGCCCTTTCACTCCCCGCGCCCCCCCCTGACCCTGCCGATGAGCCCGGAGCCCAACTCCCGCAGCAGCCGCAAAGGGCGCAACAGGTAATGGAGAAAGAACAGACCTCCGGGCAGTTGCAGAGTGGGCAAGTCGGCTTCGGTCAGGGCGAAGGCAAAGCCGGCGCAGAGCCGAAGCCGGTCGGCGACGCATTCCTTGACCTTCAGGTTGAAGGCGAACCCCGCAAATTTGGACAGCGGCCGGCCGCCGTCTGCGTTGAGATTCTGCCACACCAGGGCCGCCAGGGCAACCGCCCGGCGGTCTCCTTCGGCCTTCGCCGCGACCTCCTTCGGAACCGGTGCGTCAAGAAGAGCCCCGGCCAATACCAGGCCCAGAAAAAGCCCTCGCCGGCAGCGAAGGTCATCGGCCAACGCCAGGACTTTCCCCCAGTCGAGGTCGGCATGGCGATTGAGAAGCGCAGCGACATCGCAGACCCATTTCAACTCCTCCCAGGCGTGAACCGTGCCGTGGGCGCAGAGATACAACAGCGCCTCTTCGGGGGGAAGCGAATTCAGCCCGGCGCTCTCCGGGCGGGCCTCGTGGGTGGCCCAGAATCGGCCCATGTCGAGGGCGAAGGTGTACTTGCTGCGAAAAAACAGCCAGTGGATCTCGACAAAAAAACCCCTCGTCGGGTGGGTCAGGTGCAGGTGATGGAAGAACTTGAGGCAGCGGTGATGCTGTTCCGGGGTGAGCGCGGCGAAGGGCAGGTAGCCCTCGGCGGCGAGGGACTCCACCGCCTCCCGGGCCCGGCCCCTGGGAACCAGGATGTCGAGATCACAGAACTCCCGCAAGGCGAGATCCCCGTAGAGGGCCTCGGTGAGGGCCGGCCCCTTGAAGGGGATGGCGGGAATCCCCCTGGCCCGGAACCGCTCCAGAATGCGGACCAGCTCCCCGGTCAGGAACAGGTTTCTGCGCGCGTTGCCCCGGAAATGCCTCTCCAGGCGCTTCAAAATCTCCTCCGGAACGACGCCCGGGGGAACCTCCTTGATGTGCCAGTAAAGAAGCGGCTGCAGGCCGTGTCGCCGTGCCGCCCGAAGCAGAAACGTCCAGTCGAGCTGCCGGCCGAGCAGAGCGCGAACCGCTTCGGCCGACTCCGGGCCGAGATCGGTCCGGGCACAGGCGAAAAGCAGCGCCAGTTCTGGCCTGGCGACTCTTTTCCAGTCGGCAGCGCGGCTCATATCACCCCCGAGACGGGCACCGCCGGACGCCGGCGGCCGCGCCGTACAAGCCACAAGGCCGCGGCCCCGAACAACACGCCCGAGGCGTCAATCAGCAGATCGAAAACCGCGGGCGAGCGCCCCTCGACAAAAAACTGAAGCATCTCGGTGGCCCCCGCCAACATGAGCGCATCGGTGAACAGGCTCGTTTTGCCCTGCCCCGGCCGGGCCAGTCGCAGGGCGACCGCCAGCACTCCGAAAAAAGCGAAATGGCCGAGCTTGCTGGTGACGTGCCGCGTCTTGAAGAGGGACTGCCATAATTCAGGCGCGTCGGAGGGTGCGGCGGGGGGACGGGGGGCGCTTTCCTTGTGGACCTGCACCTGCTGAGTGGTGACCGACAGATCGTCGAGAAAAGAAAACTTCATATCAGCGGGCATCAAGGTGCCTGCCAGAATGGCCGCTACGGCCAGGACGACCGCACCCCGCAGAAGGAGATTGCGGGCACCGGCAGCATAGGGTGCGAGGAGCCAGAGGAGGAAGGCCCCCCACAAGAAAAATGCCACGGCTCGGCAGGCCGCGAAAACCGGCTTCTCTGCCACCGGGCGCAGACTCAGGTCTTTGACCCACACGGTCCCCGTGGAGTGAAGCAACTGCACGGTGGCGACCATTTTCCTGGTCTCCCTGGAAACACGGAAAACCTTCGCGTATTCTTTCCACGGTCGGCTTCCCGTCAGACGAACGAGGTGGTGATCCACGGGCAGAGAGCGCCCGGCCGCGTCAAGGCTGCTCAAAACGAGGCGCGCCTTTTCCCATTCCTTTTCCCCGCCGACCACGTCCTCCGTCCGCAGGGCGCCTGCAAAGCGAAGCAGCGCGAAGCGGGCCGGGTCATCGATGGCCCGGGTCAGACGGGCGCTTGCAGCGCCATCCTCCAGGCGCAGGCGCGCCTCCCCCCCGGCAATCGCGATCGAACCGGCCGGCCCCTGCCCCTGCCACTGCGCCCATGGCCCGGAGAGTGCGGGGGCCGCCAGCAACTCCGGCCCCACGTTCTGGTAAGGCTCATAGCGAGCGATAAAGAGCACCGTGGACAGGGCCAGAAGGGAGAAAAGAACGACTTTCCATCTTGTTCTACTCTGCATACCGGCCATAAAACCATCTTCCGGGTGGGGCCGCCCTCTCAACCGCGGGAAGCCCAGAGGGCCTCGTAGGCGGCAAGAAGCTTGGGGGCCTCGTACTCCCATTCCAGCTCGTTGAGAACCCGGTTGCGGCCGAACTCGCCCATTCGGGCCCGCGCCTCCGGATCGTCCAGAAGCTGGACCGTCTTCTCCGCCAGGTCGATCTCGTCGTTCTTGCGGGCATACAGGGAGGCGTCCTGCGCGGAGAAGCGCCCCTCGGTAAGGTCGAACTGGACGACCGGCTTGCCCAGCGCCATGTATTCCATGATCTTGTTCATGGTCGACTTGTCGTTCATCTCGTTGGCGACATCGGGGTTGACGCAGACCTCGGCGGTGTTCAGCATTTCAAGAAGATCCTGGTCAGGCACGCGGCCGGTGAAGGTCACATAGTCGGCGACCCCGAGCTCCTCGGCGTAGCGCTTCATGGCTTCCAGGTCGGTCCCGCCGCCGACGAGACCGAAATGGATGTCTTCCCTCCCCATGACCTGAACGATGTGCTTGACCGCCCGAAGCAGGTAGTCGATCCCTTCCTGCGCCCCCATGACCCCCACATAGCCGACCAG includes the following:
- a CDS encoding radical SAM protein; this translates as MACGYSVITYGEFADRLFAKAGGGRLPLFGSMEVTARCNLRCAHCYINEPAGDEAARREELSAAELRGVLDQLVEAGCLSLLLTGGEPFVREDFLDIYTYAKERGLMVALNTNGTTISPEIADHLGRYLPMQVEISIYGATRQTFERVTGVPGSFDRCMRGISLLRERGVPLGLKTAAMTLNRHEVAQMAEFAAGLGLKFRFESVLNLRLDGGREAEAVRLSPEEVVALDYVVPARVEEYRKSADKFQGAPLDPDPLYNCGAGQTMFHIDPNGMLGICMMAKQQLFDLRRGTFAEGWGDFFPEVLAQKGPLESPCRKCDIFNLCIQCPAMAHIEEGDQGARIDYMCRIAHLKAEAFGYQARGPFGQRVESRKEHRNIEEEERDEKSLSQA
- a CDS encoding PqqD family protein, with the translated sequence MKKSQCLEVRFARQPSFVGREVAGEFILVPIIRRSEDVDCIYNLNEVGALIWQLLDGQRTAAEIGEQIVSEFEVDPARAEADLLELLQQLESVGAITPV
- a CDS encoding nucleotidyltransferase family protein, translating into MSRAADWKRVARPELALLFACARTDLGPESAEAVRALLGRQLDWTFLLRAARRHGLQPLLYWHIKEVPPGVVPEEILKRLERHFRGNARRNLFLTGELVRILERFRARGIPAIPFKGPALTEALYGDLALREFCDLDILVPRGRAREAVESLAAEGYLPFAALTPEQHHRCLKFFHHLHLTHPTRGFFVEIHWLFFRSKYTFALDMGRFWATHEARPESAGLNSLPPEEALLYLCAHGTVHAWEELKWVCDVAALLNRHADLDWGKVLALADDLRCRRGLFLGLVLAGALLDAPVPKEVAAKAEGDRRAVALAALVWQNLNADGGRPLSKFAGFAFNLKVKECVADRLRLCAGFAFALTEADLPTLQLPGGLFFLHYLLRPLRLLRELGSGLIGRVRGGRGE
- a CDS encoding VanZ family protein, whose protein sequence is MAGMQSRTRWKVVLFSLLALSTVLFIARYEPYQNVGPELLAAPALSGPWAQWQGQGPAGSIAIAGGEARLRLEDGAASARLTRAIDDPARFALLRFAGALRTEDVVGGEKEWEKARLVLSSLDAAGRSLPVDHHLVRLTGSRPWKEYAKVFRVSRETRKMVATVQLLHSTGTVWVKDLSLRPVAEKPVFAACRAVAFFLWGAFLLWLLAPYAAGARNLLLRGAVVLAVAAILAGTLMPADMKFSFLDDLSVTTQQVQVHKESAPRPPAAPSDAPELWQSLFKTRHVTSKLGHFAFFGVLAVALRLARPGQGKTSLFTDALMLAGATEMLQFFVEGRSPAVFDLLIDASGVLFGAAALWLVRRGRRRPAVPVSGVI